The window TATACACTTTTAGAAATTGAAATcgttatttattctttataatatatttttataccaATGCTATTCATGAAAAGTCCTTTTTGTCATAACAGGTGCCACAATGTGTATATAAGGGTCTCTTATACGGTACATCCTTAAATAAGGTTCCAATTGATCGATAGTCTACCGACTTCTACACTCCCTAGNNNNNNNNNNNNNNNNNNNNNNNNNNNNNNNNNNNNNNNNNNNNNNNNNNNNNNNNNNNNNNNNNNNNNNNNNNNNNNNNNNNNNNNNNNNNNNNNNNNNAGTTAGATTATGAATTATTGAAAAAGTTATATGTTAATTTATGTAAGAACTTGATGGTGAATTATAAAGATTGTAGTAGTGGGAACGAAACGCGAAAAATCCGTGAATGAGCTTCGTCACATTTTTAAGGGCAAATACCTTGAATATTACTAACTATTAGGACTGATACAGGTTGGGTATATTATGAGAGGGTGTCTTATAAGATTGGTTTAAACTTTTATAAGCATTGATTTAATCCTTGTATTAAGACATTTTAGCGAGATATGAATATCCAAAAAACCATTTTCCAATTGGGTAGTATTCAGTTTTTCAATATTGCCAATagttgttcaaaaaaaaaataatatcaattgccaatacttgttctttttttcttcttattttttaattattttcttagtttttaaaatataagtttattGGCATATAACTAGTTAGGAATGAAATTCGACAGCACACTGAAGTTCTCAAATGATTGATTTGGAAgattgaaataaaagaaagtcgTGGTTGTAATTGACACGTGAGGATAAACTGAATTGGGAGGAGTTTCATTTAAAAGAAAACGAGCAACTTCTAACAGGGGGTCAAACTTATCTACAAAAGTTAAAACAATAATTGTTGAGAAATAATAGCCGCGTGAAGAATATTGCCATTAGTGCAGTATAgttacaaaaagaagaaaaaaatgaacttgACTGTATTCGCTTTGGACTTCAATTAcaaattctctctctctatatatgaaagagtatttttattattcaacgGAAGAAAAACAGGCTAAACTAAGCCATcattagcttctttttttttttaaaaaaaaaaaccatcatgATAGAATGAGAAATGATACTTATATTGAGAATCATACaacttatataatatataatgttGTATAAATGGTTGAATGTGATtatatctcttaaaaaaattgtatccgAGAGGATGTGAGAAGtaaaaaatgcataaatattGAGGTGACACTTACTTTAATTTATAAAGTAAATGACTTGAATTTAAGTTGAAAAGGACTAAATTACATAGACAAATTATCTTAGGGTGTTAGTGtaatttttatagaattttttataaaagatagaTTTCTTTTGGCTATATCCGGTAATAAATTTTaggtagttttttattttttgattagttgAATAActtatttggtttttttaaacAAACTATATTAATAGCTTATgaatagtttttaatattttttaaaattttatttgaggaaatattttttaaaatgttatcttctagttttaactttttaaatacaCTATTTGTCACGCAAactaaaaaacattaataaataaatgaaagatgataataattagataaaattatctttttttttgttggaaatagtacaacaaaacaacattttaaaaaatatttttaagtgtataaatagaaaaaatgtatttttttatcactggAAATTGAATACAATACTAAGGAATTAATAATACCCACATACCCTATTCAACCAAATTAGGCCCATTTtgataaatagaaaaaagtaattaacactaatattatgttgaaaagttaaaataatatttatttaaaacttagtttttgttttaacatTACACATAAATATTAACTCTCTAAaccatttttttagtaaaaaaatgggtcttttcacttaaaaaaagttttaaaattagtttttctatGATATAAAGCTCCTAACATTAATAACttatcctttaaaaaaacaataataatttacaaaaactttaaaaactttcaatatctttttttaaaaataacaaattatacaTCCTCTCATATGTTTAAGATTTATTACACCGATCTCCTTTGcattaaaatgcatttttttacaCCCCTTAATCCAAAACCATTAATTGTTCGTGttaatttttagtgaaaggtcaAAAAATCTCTTTCACTTAACCCTATTCTCAAAAGCTCGCACCCTTTCATGTATCATCCACACTCTTGACGCTATACGGCGCCGCACCCTCCATCGTTTGCACCACACCTTCCACCTACCACCTCTCCTTCAACCTCATCGCCCTCAATAACAATGTCCATAGAAAATATAACAAGAGCGCCCTTGCcctaattttaatgttttttccaTCAATTTTTGGGACGATTTTGCTATTGGATTgataaaggtttttttttaatgtcttttgtatgattttcttttttgctattgAGTGTTTTTTCATTTCACGCGGCATTGCTCGTCAGGCTTTCGCCCATAGCGGAAAATTCCCCAGAGCGGCCTCCCGTAAGAGTCTGGGCCGTGTCTCAGTCCCAGTGTGGTAGATCATCCTCTTGGACCAGCTACTAATCATTGCCTTGGTAAGCTATTGCCTCACCAACTAGCTAATCAGACGCGAGCCCCTCCTCGGGCGGATTCCTCCTTTTTCTCCTCAGCCTATAGGGTATTAGCAGTCGTTTCCAGTTGTTGTTCCCCTCCCAAGGGTAGGTTCTTACGCGTTACTCATCCGTCCATCACTGGAAACACCACTTCTCGTTCGACTTGTATGTTGTTATTAGTTTTGTGTTTCGAGAAATTGATGCTTGttaatttattgattgattgtgttgaTGTTCCATTTTTAGTGTTTGAGATTTTATGGTGTTGGTGTTTTATGTTCGGTGTTCCATTTGTGAATAAATATAAAGtgtgaggaaaaaaataaaaataaattgatccaAGTATTTATTAAACCCGCATGTGCATGACACACTATCACTTGAGGTTAATAGACATGCATGACACATGATCACTTGAGGTTAATAGGAACAAAATTGTTATTGGATAAGGAGTGTCAAtgtaatgaaaatacaaaatattagaTGAGATTTTCTATAGGATCcaacaataagaaaaaatgagtGTAATAAGTCATAAACTTAGGATGGAGGAGtttgttctttaaaaaattaggcAATCATAGatctaattgaaaaaaatagttaaaattgaaaagaaaacctACTAAATAAGTTAACCGaccacatattttatatttttcatgaaataaattttataaaatgagtggTAACTAAATGATGAATGATGAGGGTCACAAAGAGAGAGttaatagtagtagtagtagtgggTAAGTGGGAAACGAATCGCGAAAAGGCCGTGAAGGAGGTTCAAAATGTATTGGTTATTGACTACTGGTCATGCCCTGGTGCATGCCTAGACTAGACTGTACGGACGAACGAAGAAGAATCAAGAACGGTgtcgttttcttcttcttcttctgccaCCTTTCACAATCACTGGCTCGCAAAACCCCAattccattttctgcttttaACTGCGTCGTCGTGGTGCATGATTGCTTGTGATGGAAGCAGCTTTTCCTAACTTACCGAAGTCAAGCTTTCTATTATAGAATATACGTTACAACATTTTTCACTTGTTTGGTGAGGGAAACCGCGCTAATCTTCTCTATCCAACTTTCGTAAACCCATGCTTCCCGCATTTACCTttctgttattatttttctaatcccTAACTTCCTCTGTTTCCCATTTTATTCGACTCTTCTTCTTCCATCTTCtatctcttctttctttctgtcaCACTTTGCTCTACTATatgttactattttttatgcttttatcgtttcaaatattattatgtGACTTATTTATTTGTTGGTTTACTTTGTCTCAGGTATTTGTCCAACCTACGGTTGCATCTGTGATCGACTAGAACATGTCACACTCACGCCCACCACCATCAGAGGCAAATGTTGGAAAAATGATTGATTTCAAGTGGGGCGATAAGAGAGGTGTTGGTGGGAAAAATAAAGACATCCAGTACTATGAGTCCTTTGTTTACGAGGGTGTGCAGTATTTTCTGTATGATTGTGTTTACTTGTACACTGCCGGCCATGTTGAAACTTCCATTGGCAAGCTTGTCAAGATATTCGAGACACGAAATCGTCAAAAGATGATCAAACTTGTCTGGTTTTTCCGGCCCTTCGATATTCGTAATTGGCTCGGACAATATAAGCCGTGTTGGAATGAGTTGTTCTTGGCATCTGGTGAGGGCAAAGGTGTTTCCAATTTCAATTACCTGgtaatttaactaattaattgctTATCGAGTTATTGATTCAGATTGAGTGAGTGTGATGTTATATTTTGGAGTAGTAATTTTAGTTAAAGGTGGGGTTTAAGGAGTCCGAATGTGTGGGATGGTTGCATGTAATGAGGAACTTGTCTCTCTAAAGTTAATGTGTCTTAGTTTATTTTGGTAGGTTGAAAATGGTTCTGAAGCAATCTTTTTGTCAATGGCTAaaatggtcattctgcaccatGACTTGGTtggttataatttataaaacgcCGCTAAACTAAAAGTGTGTTATGATATGGGAAGCTAAAGTGCTAGGCATCAATTTTAAGAGGAACTTTAGAagggaagaaaaagaatgaTAGCAGGTGCATTGGCCTGCAGTTATGCTAATGCTAGACTCCCCCTTTTGAAGTTTTGAAACGGTTATTAATTTGGTTTGCTATTTTGCTCAGTTATAAAATTTTGGGTAGAGCCTAAAgtgtcatttttgttttacatgGTACTTTTGTTGTACATAACATTTGATATAGTTGAAAATCGAGTCTTTGTCATTTTATAGAAGTTTGTTGATGCTATttccttcatttaaaattttgtttttcaggAATCAATTATTCGAAAATGCAGTGTTATTTGCACTTCAAAGGACAAGAGAAATCCTAAGCCATCAGAAATAGAGTTAAAGAAAGCAGACTACTTTTTCAATTGCACTTTCGATGTTGTAAGGGGTGTAATCATTGATCAATTTACTAATGAGATTGATGGAATTAGAGGTCATTATTCATGTCTTGTATTTTGTTACATGCCatcttcattaaaattaaactgtACACATCACATGTGGAAACTATTTGACTTGTTGATCTGGAGaaattactgtttttttttaacacagcAGCCTGTAGTTGCCTTAAATTAGTATTACGACTCACATTAGCTCACTTGATTACTGTTCTGCAGTGGAGCGGTTCTTTAACAGGAATGGGGATGAAAAAACCAGTAACCATCTGCATGTTGGGACAGATATAAGACCCAAAATTGTGATTAAGACTAGGACTAATCCTTGTACTATCTCACATTGTCAAGTTAATGATAAAGCTAAagttaggacttatgagaatgTTTTGCCAAAGCAATCATCAGATTCTTATACAtataaaaagaggaagattgtaGAAGAGAAGCCAACCATTGGCCAAATTAGCAAAACCCCTAAGGAACAGGAAATTGATGAGAAGAAGGCAGAACTCAGACAGGATGAAAGagtcaaaacaaataaaaaagttattgatgtaattgaaaGGCCAGATGCAGTAAGTCTCTAAAATTCCATGTCGATTGTCTTGTACTCATATTTTATGTTCTTAAAAGTCTAATCCTAGATGTGCTCTTGTCAGTTCTTTCATGCTGAGCATTCACACTGGGCTGGTTTCTGTATTCATTATGGAAACTGGCCCAACATGAATGCCCAACTGACTGGGGGTTGTTTGGTATCTACATCTTATCTACTTGTTTGGTGTCTTGAGAAAATTTACCTTTGAATATTGTTGAAATATGAATGGttcatcataatcataattatgATTTGaagctctcttttttttcttgtctatTCTTTGACTACAAATCTACAATGATAGGAGTCCCTAAAATGTAAAATGTCCCTTTTTCtcttgataaaaattatttaacttgaGAACCTGACTTCTGAAGCAAGATAAAGAGAAACTTGATGGTAACAAAGCGAGTATTCTTAATTTGTAACTTGTAGATGTGGTTTCATATATGACTCCTGTCACAGTTCTAATCCTTTACGAACCCTTGATTTCATTGTTGCAGGAAAAAAGAAGGTGGTTTAAGAAAATGGTGagtttatatttattgtaaattcgTGGTTTAGGTTTTGATCATTTTTATGGTTTGGGTTTATCTAAAAAATAGTCTTTTTCTTATTTGGATCTATGAAGGACAGACATGACATTGACACTTCGACATGACTAATGTCCAAAATATAAGATGCTTTGTCGTACCTGTGTCTGTGTTTTTATCACGCTAATACACTTTTATTGTGCTAAATTTAATACATCGTAATAATTTCTCTGATTATGCATTGAtgtgtatattaatttttagatgATACACTTGCggcaaagaaatttaaaaatttagtggATTGCCAATGACAAAAATATGAAGATGTCACTATAGAATTTAGTTTAACCTTGTTTCCAATTGGACAAATTGATGTGGGTGATTGCTTATCCTTCCAATTCCATAGCTTTTTAAATTCTccctcataaaaaatataagtcaatttattaaaaaatttgaaaaagaaaaacaaagtaaaaagttaatacatattttttttctgcttAATGCATGTTTATCAGttcgtttttttatttattaatttatattttctcaaTACATGTCTATttgtacatatatttttttacttgttgtgtCTCTACTGTTTATGATAATGAGTCTCGCAAAAGAATATTAAGATTTAAGAGATAATATTCATGGAATGAGTCTCACGAAAATAGGTGAaagacattaatttttaatattttaagctttattttctaaagattTAAGTAATATCATTGTGTTCGTCTATATGGAAGTGTTGGCTCAAGTCGAGTTGTATAGAAGTGTGGCCTTAAGTGTCCAAGaaggtaaaaaatatttttttagttggaTACTTAATGAGAAGTGTCTGACACATGTTAGACGAGTGTCGGTGTCGGAAACATGCTTGACATTGTGACACTTAAAATACAAGTGGTGTTGGCACTTCATAGATTTGGAAATAGAAAAATAGTGTAATGTAATACATGAAAGTTTTTATAGGCTGaagtttttttactttttcagaaCTTCCACACCTTATACTCTGGGATCTAAACTGGTTTGCTTTATCTATAATTTCTTAATCTTGTATCTAAAACTATAGAGTTTTTCTTagctttttaattttgttattttttatgcgTACTGatgatttctctctctttttttttaatgattaaagtACTGAAGTTATAGTGGGCAGACTATGTTTGTCTTTACATGCTTTTATCTGTATTATTATGAtgtgaaaaaaaatcactttccaTCAGCCAGTAAATTTACAAATTGACTTCCTACACACTCTACCATCAATGGTCTTAAGATATGACTATGACTTAAATTATCTGCCAAATTGTAGTTACTTTTTTAAAGATTTGCTCTTTTACCTGCAGGTAGAGAATCTTTTTGTAAACTTgaattttttcttgttattatcAGGCAGCTTGATGGTTAAGAATTCCCGATATCTTAGCtaagagaaattaattttcCATTTGAAATGCTTGTTATTGTGATTGCCCTCTtccgtaatttttttttttggtttatcaCATTTAGGTCATTCTCCTATTGAGTCATCAGTTTTTCAATAAAGTCTTAAATAAGATCCTTTTAACTTTGAGTGGCCAGTCTACATCCTTGTGATATTGATTGGAAACTTACCAAATTTCTAGTGTGCCAGAATTTTCACTTACCTGAATAAAACCAAATGTAAATTCACTCTTTTAACAATTGCATGTGGCtacttttaaatgtttttttttggttcgTTTGCACATGGCACTTGCCTATGTTGGTTTGAAATAAGCGATGCTAATCTTATTTGGATTTAACTAGTAATAAATATTCTTGATCTTAAAATATGATCAAACAATTCTTTTTGAACTGCTAcaaaataagtatattttataataaatagaaTGAAGTGAAGTTTCCTTTTtattaatcattataaaaattttgttcttatctGCTTTCAACCATATTTGCATATGGcagattatatatatagtacAGATTAAAAATTTCATCCAGAGTGAATAAATGCAAATATATTCTTCTATCATAAGGATATAATATTGTTATACTTGATTCCTTCTAACAATTTCATTTGTAGCCTTGGGATGAAAGACTGCAGACAGCTCAAAAGATGGGTACCTTGGTTTTACTGAATAATCTAGATCCATCCTACACGTCATTTGAAGTAGAGGTATACAGGGTCCAACTTTTCAAATTCTCTAACAGATTGTTTACTTTCTACTGAACAgaggttttttatattttacttgcaTTAAGATGATGCTATGGTGAGCAATCTATCCAATCATTATTGCTGCCTACTTTATTTGTGCGTTGAACTTTTAAAGATTACAACCCTATAAGATTATGACTAGCTTTATGAAAATTTCAACGTCATCAGAGACATGAACAGTTGTAAAATTTCTATAACATGACAATTGAAAAGTGAAACGTATCTATTAGTTGAGACTGATATAATCTATGTGCTGATATAGTTTTAGAAGTACCCATGACATAGTTAAATGGACAAAACATTGATCAAGTTCCTAACACCCTTGACATCAAGTTCTCTAAGTATTGTCCTATTTAAAATACCCTATATGTTGTGTGCGGATGTGCTATATATGGCTTGACAAccataaaaattgaaacttaaaTGGACGTGACCAGACAATCAGTTTTCAGATGAGTTATTCTTCTTCCTAAGAGGAAGTTTTagtttagattttaaattaatcGGGTCTGTGTCTagtgtttttgtttcttaatgTCTTTTACCTCAATTCTTGTTCAGGATCTTGTTTGGTGTGCTCTCAAAGCAAGGGTTGAGGCAAGGATGATAGAATGGAGCCCAGGTTCCAGTAAATACTATGGTAGCTACAGATTTACCTTTAAAATCATCAAAGAATcccattttgttattttttctgtGGCTCTTTCATTGGCATGATGAGAAATATTAATTCAGTTGTGCATAATAAATGTTGTGACTTTTAGATCCTCCATTGATTGTGTTTCCTCATCTACTGACAGGTAGagcattagttatttttaagaCAAAAGATGCAGCTGAATCTGCAATATATCAGTTGAACAAGAGATGCCTTGTTCTTGGAGAAGGGAGGTATTGCTCTGTGGCCTTGTTTTTCATGTTGAATTTCTCTTCTAACTTCTATGAATCGTTACAATGATAATTTGTTCTATTTAAGAACTTGGATAGTGTCTAAGTGATCTAACACCCACTACTTTCTAAAAAGATTATCTTATAGAGTTGAAAGGCTTTACTATTTAATTAGTGTCATTTCCAGGTCAGAGAAAGTTATGTCGATAGATGCAAACCACACAATAGGTTCTAATTCGTTGATATACTAATGCTATATCTCCAAATATGAAAGTCAACATAGAATAatggttaagtttatatttcttCGCATTTTGGTTAgatagataaaaacaaaaacagggATTTTGCACCAAAAGTTGAACCTGGCAACATTCTATTGTTGATCACGGGGGTAAGGATTAAATAATGCATACTATATGTATTCTTTTTGTTTGCACCATTTGTTATtacaatggaaagaaagaaatatctgACATTGGATGGCTTTGATTTTCCAAAGAATTTTAAACTTGGCATGATATTATACTGCATAATATatacaacaacaaagccttatcccactaggtgaggtCACACAATGCCTTGTGGCTTGATTAGAAGTCAAAACTTCTGGAATATTATTTACCATAAGATATCTTTTGACAACTGCTTCAAAGTCTTTCTTGGCCTCCCTCTCCTTTCTGTGGTCACACATTCATCTTAACATTCTCATTTCTATTACTTTCACATTTCTCTTGTGTTGTTGCTTTAAAGTCCAACATTCATCACCATACAAAATAACCGGACTTAAAACAATACAATAAAACTTACATTTGAGCTTGGTAGGTACTTTGTGACCAGAAATAACCCCTGAGCCTTTCTCCATTTTAGTTGTTGCACTTATATGTTGCATGTGACATTCTCGTTAATTTCTCCGTTAATTTCTCCATCATTTTGTATAATTGATCCCGGATTAGACAAGTGTGGTAGTATggcattttcttccatttttatttcttagtcaTATTCCTCTTGTCTGTTGCTAAAATTGCAATGCTTACACTGTGTCTTACTTCTACTTAAGCGGAAACCCTTTATTTCTGAACTTTGTCTCCAAAGTTATTTTATACTGCATAATCTATACTGTTTATAAATTTTCTGCAGGATTGTCAGTGCCATCAAGGGAACTCTACGTGAGCCTGGCAAGAAAAAAAGATTCACTGGCCATTTGGTCCTTGACAGAGCTGCGCATCAAAGGCAACACCAAGAGATGGTAGCCTAACTCACCTAAttcattgatttattttacctttACCCCTCCCCCCAGCCCACgcatatatttgaaaatatgatttacatgatgtgttgtgtgtttttttatagaGAAATGCAGTATCAACATCACATTGCTCCCAACCCAATACAATTGAGTACGGGATGGCCACTGAATGGATACTGCATTATGAGAAGTCCAATGCATGCTGGAATGCACTATATGAGGTGGAGCatggtgaaaaaaatatttcttttgtgtTGCCAATGCATCGCCTCAATCTTTTTTATCTAACGTCTTATGCCTTGGCTGGATGGTTTAACAGAA of the Glycine max cultivar Williams 82 chromosome 13, Glycine_max_v4.0, whole genome shotgun sequence genome contains:
- the LOC102661815 gene encoding protein ANTI-SILENCING 1, which encodes MSHSRPPPSEANVGKMIDFKWGDKRGVGGKNKDIQYYESFVYEGVQYFLYDCVYLYTAGHVETSIGKLVKIFETRNRQKMIKLVWFFRPFDIRNWLGQYKPCWNELFLASGEGKGVSNFNYLESIIRKCSVICTSKDKRNPKPSEIELKKADYFFNCTFDVVRGVIIDQFTNEIDGIRVERFFNRNGDEKTSNHLHVGTDIRPKIVIKTRTNPCTISHCQVNDKAKVRTYENVLPKQSSDSYTYKKRKIVEEKPTIGQISKTPKEQEIDEKKAELRQDERVKTNKKVIDVIERPDAEKRRWFKKMPWDERLQTAQKMGTLVLLNNLDPSYTSFEVEDLVWCALKARVEARMIEWSPGSSKYYGRALVIFKTKDAAESAIYQLNKRCLVLGEGRIVSAIKGTLREPGKKKRFTGHLVLDRAAHQRQHQEMRNAVSTSHCSQPNTIEYGMATEWILHYEKSNACWNALYEKQMKEIQDVRSKLKMDRIFSVESLSNPT